Proteins co-encoded in one Acinetobacter lwoffii genomic window:
- a CDS encoding protein kinase domain-containing protein, with the protein MPRLNLDHLDISDFELRTKARSLGFGRRLYYAKGNALWLKTQISHRSDSLISSPHAELGWQHELDFYQAHASSGDLNFFLPHQIIQQPFKINHEQFEQALILVDAPAHFQIMPHQQSIGKIWQHLLQAVEPLICLQELGYLHADLKQEHFVNNQDRVCLLDFEQVQTLHQNDLHELNATPRYMAPELFQDQAKSLQSEVYALGIIFYEWLSGQRLQATDYLDWAFLHCQRLKIELPEHIQTFQCLLEKMLHKQKQHRLADFQAVKDYLMTEIE; encoded by the coding sequence TTGCCACGACTTAATTTAGATCATCTCGATATTTCTGATTTTGAACTACGAACCAAAGCCCGTAGTCTGGGTTTTGGTCGGCGTCTTTATTATGCCAAGGGAAATGCGCTCTGGCTAAAAACCCAGATATCGCATAGATCTGATAGTTTAATATCATCTCCACATGCTGAACTAGGCTGGCAACATGAGCTGGATTTTTATCAGGCTCATGCCAGCTCAGGTGATCTAAATTTTTTCCTTCCACATCAAATTATTCAACAGCCTTTCAAGATCAATCATGAACAATTTGAGCAGGCCTTAATTCTGGTCGATGCGCCGGCGCATTTTCAGATCATGCCGCATCAGCAATCTATCGGGAAAATTTGGCAACATTTGCTGCAAGCCGTGGAGCCTCTAATCTGCCTGCAAGAATTGGGTTATTTACATGCCGATTTAAAGCAGGAACATTTTGTAAATAATCAGGACAGGGTCTGCCTGCTTGATTTTGAGCAAGTCCAAACCCTCCATCAGAATGACCTGCATGAACTGAATGCGACACCGCGTTATATGGCGCCAGAACTGTTTCAAGACCAAGCCAAGAGCTTACAAAGTGAAGTTTATGCTTTGGGGATTATTTTTTATGAGTGGTTGAGTGGTCAGCGTTTACAGGCGACTGATTATCTGGATTGGGCCTTTTTGCACTGTCAGCGCCTGAAGATTGAGTTACCGGAACACATCCAAACTTTTCAATGCTTATTAGAAAAAATGTTACATAAGCAGAAGCAGCATCGTTTGGCCGATTTTCAAGCGGTTAAAGACTACTTAATGACTGAAATTGAATGA
- a CDS encoding DUF3336 domain-containing protein, whose product MLFKDFTQDINPHQAYRIKKLKQQLQQAESYEEWKYIALKIDEESGAQEWKFDNSSPYFDAEVIAHRLGKLRRYRQQKRTRDLMYILREGLSYDIANIAHPLLFTEAYVGTKRIIEDYVEEVSQGLAYIASIDCTCLSMEEKIEYFQHCQRAYGQPALMFSGGSTLGLFHTGVCKALMEQDLLPKVMSGSSAGAIMTAMLGVSKPSQYIDILKGHNFFHEAFHFRTMSELMKGNGGLADVKYLKKFLVENLGDLTFEEALKTSGLHINIAVAPYDAGQDARILNAYTSPDLLVWSAVLASCAVPILFPPVRLTSKRYDGQYTPYMGSTHWVDGSVRSDFPQEKMARLYNINYTIASQTNPHIVPFMQDDISRFRKGTLSWPQRIVRRQGAVITKGMMDFAREHAGSLPPVRRLLDHGYGVVDQRYYGDVNIVGKYSLRHYSYMLQNPRPYLFKILQREGERATWPKISLIETQERVGKTIQHCLELLNYQHTLNPIPEYIATT is encoded by the coding sequence AGATGAAGAATCAGGTGCACAGGAATGGAAATTTGATAACAGTTCACCCTACTTTGATGCAGAAGTGATCGCACATCGTCTGGGTAAATTACGACGCTATCGACAACAAAAGCGCACCCGTGACCTGATGTATATTTTGCGCGAAGGCCTGAGCTACGATATTGCCAACATTGCCCATCCTCTACTGTTTACCGAAGCCTATGTGGGCACTAAAAGAATTATTGAAGATTATGTCGAAGAAGTCAGCCAAGGCTTAGCCTATATTGCTTCAATAGACTGTACCTGTCTCAGTATGGAAGAAAAAATCGAATATTTTCAGCATTGTCAGCGCGCCTATGGCCAGCCAGCCCTGATGTTTTCCGGTGGTTCGACGCTGGGTCTGTTTCATACTGGTGTATGCAAAGCCTTAATGGAGCAGGACTTGTTGCCGAAGGTAATGTCCGGTTCAAGTGCGGGTGCCATCATGACCGCCATGTTAGGTGTGTCCAAACCTTCGCAATATATTGATATTTTGAAAGGTCATAATTTCTTTCATGAGGCTTTTCATTTTCGCACCATGAGTGAATTGATGAAAGGCAATGGTGGTCTGGCGGATGTAAAATATCTGAAAAAATTTCTAGTCGAAAATCTGGGTGATCTGACCTTCGAAGAAGCGCTTAAAACCTCAGGTCTGCATATCAATATTGCGGTTGCGCCTTATGATGCTGGACAGGATGCACGCATTTTAAATGCCTATACTTCTCCGGATTTACTGGTCTGGAGTGCAGTACTGGCTTCTTGTGCGGTGCCGATTCTGTTTCCACCGGTTCGTTTGACCAGTAAGCGCTATGATGGTCAATATACGCCTTATATGGGTTCAACCCACTGGGTAGATGGCAGTGTACGGAGTGATTTCCCACAGGAAAAAATGGCACGCCTGTATAATATCAATTATACCATTGCCAGTCAGACCAACCCGCATATCGTGCCATTCATGCAGGATGATATTTCACGTTTCCGTAAAGGTACCTTGAGCTGGCCGCAACGGATTGTTCGCCGTCAGGGCGCGGTGATTACCAAAGGCATGATGGATTTTGCCCGAGAGCATGCCGGAAGCTTACCTCCTGTACGCCGTCTGCTGGATCATGGCTATGGTGTGGTGGATCAGCGTTATTATGGTGATGTGAATATTGTTGGTAAATATAGCCTGCGCCACTATAGCTATATGTTGCAGAATCCACGGCCGTATCTGTTTAAAATTTTACAGCGTGAAGGCGAGCGTGCCACATGGCCGAAAATTTCCCTCATTGAGACTCAGGAACGGGTCGGGAAAACTATTCAGCATTGTCTGGAGCTGCTAAATTATCAGCATACACTTAATCCAATACCTGAATACATTGCCACGACTTAA